One Coffea eugenioides isolate CCC68of chromosome 2, Ceug_1.0, whole genome shotgun sequence genomic window, GTTACCTCTATATTTATTCCAGCATCACGTGCTTTCTTAAATAGCATATCAACTCGCAGCAGATCACTTGGAAGTTGGTCCTGCAAAAGCTCTTCTTTGAGAAAACAGCACATGCAGAATGACAAAAAGCTAATGAAAGTAAGTGAGCTACACCAATGCCAAAATGCTTTGGATAAATTTAGCTACTTAAGTTTCTCGTCTTGAGTATTTAACCTCAAATACCAAAAACAGAGTAAAGGTAGAGTGGAATTAATGCGGTAATACAAAGCTGAAGGGTTCAAAAAAAGATGGCTACAAATAAGACCACGCAACTAAATGACCTTACAGATCCCAAGGAAAAACACACAACCACTTTTCTGGCTTGGAAAAACCACTCTTCTAGCTCAATCTAATAATCTAAATCTTTcccaacaaaaaagaaaagaaaaaagaaggaaacaaaaaaaagaggaaagcaTGGGTAATATGGAAACAAAGAACAAAAACTCGTGCTTCTGCATATTTGCTCTAGCTGTTCTTAGACAACCAATTTATAAAAGGCTACTTAGATAAGGTCATCATGATTGAAATATAATAATTATTCAAGCGAAGCACAACAGACAATGGAAACTAATATGCCATAACAGGCAATAACAGGTCGGAACAGAAAGGTGGTAACCGGCAGACTTAGAAGCTGCAGATTTCAACATGTAGGCTTAATTCTAAGCCATTATCAATTTAAACAGTCAAGAAGTGTTATACAGTGAGACACATCAGAATCCCCAGTCTGTTGGACCTTAATACATAAAGGTTTTTCCACGGAACTAGGGAACTAGAGTTTGAAACAAAAGTTTTACAAGTCCAGTTTACCATTGAAAAACTGATGATTTACAAAAAGCCAATGCAAAACTATTTCACATATAAAAGGTTTACAGTTTTATCCATGTCCTGTCAAATTATTATAATAAGGTCAGCGGCAAAAATTCCAGCATGTAGAATATGGTTACTAGAGAAatcaaagagagagagagagagagttggagTAGTCATAATCTAATATCTGACTGTCCTGCCAAAtattaaacaaaaaatcaaTCAGGCAGTAAACCAGTTAAAAGTTGTAACAGGTACAAGCCAGTCGTAAAATTCTTCAAGGGTTCAAAAGGCATCTTAATGATATCTGCGACCACAAGACTCAAACTGATACAtaaaccgaaaaaaaaaaagctatctTCCACCTGAACAGCCTCAAAAGTAGCAGCTAAAAATTCAAGCAGATTATTGCAGATATACAAATTCATTCATAAAATTGGACATCACCTTGTAGAAAGTCTCCCCAAGAAAATTTGGGTTGGCTCCAAACGTTACTGTGAAGTAGGAAAATTTAACTGAAAACTTTTGCAATAGATATGCCAAGTCAACTGTCCAAATACTGCAGAAAAGAATGGTGTTAGACTTATGGAGCATTTACCGTCAACAATATAGCCATAAAAGCTTAACATGGtgttaaaaaaaaggaagatatAATACTCTAAAAAGGAAGCATAAAATAATTAGGTCCCATTCTATCAACAAATGCATGTGAGTAGAAAGTAGGATGTTGTGGGGTCAAATATCTTTCATTCTGACCTAAAAATTTAATACTTTTAGATATAGCAGTTTCCAATTTAGAAATGCAAACATCAATTCGATACAGATTGCAAAGGAATGTAAGAAGTTAAATCTCTACACAAGACATACATTCATATGCATTCGAATCACAAAAACTCAGCTACAAAATGATCCAATCATTAGAGGACCTGCACTTCAGAACAAAGTTAAGTGGGATAACCGGGATGGAAGCTTTGAAAAGACAAATGAAAGGTGAGCAAAAAGCTCATTCACCTTTCCCTGCATTCCAGGTCAGATAACCTGTGAAGGTCAAACATAAGTTCCTAATAAAATTGGAAATATTCCATCTATGTTTTCTAGAAAACAGCACTCTATTGAACTCAACTTTAGCGAAAAGACACAATCAAATAACCTTGATATCCTTTCATGCATTTTGCCATAAGTTTCATAATACGAAATGAACTGCTGCAGAAGATAAACAACAACACACATAAAAATGGCCTGAGGGGAAGAAGAAATAAAATCCAGCAATCTTGACACCTCAATATTAAAATGTAATTGAAGAGCCTTTTTCTGgtgttttgtttaatttgtattAAACAGTTTCAAAGGTAACTTCAGCAAGAAAATTGTCTGATTTTGCAGGAACAAGGAGCTTATGAGATGTGAGAACAACATGTCAATATGTATTCTTTCCAAGATAAGCTCTTATAAGTGCTAGTCAACAAAGATTTACTACAAATGGCCGACCTTGGCATTCTAAAGATGCTTTCAATATCTTATTCAGATTCGTTCGTATGGGCATATAAATGTCATACAACTATTTCTGAAATCTAGATCACGTGGGTTGATTGGACTTTTCAAGCAAGAAACTCGTACCACTGCCTTTTCACCAATTTAACAAAAAGTTTCACCATATTATGAATTTACAGAATTCTAGATCTTTGATTCCTCATGTGCTAATCAAGTAATTATAAGAAGCCCAACTACACAAATTCACCTAAAAGTTCTTATCGTGAATATGTAAAGTCATACATATCCCAGCAAAGGTTTTGCCATAGAGGCACACAGTATATGGACAAAAAGAGCAAACAGTGAGGTACTGGACCATGGGGCATTCAGGGCAGCAGAAAAGTATGTTTCTGTGAAAGAACATTAGTAAAGCTGGCACAGTAATGGAAATAGATGGCACCTTGTCGTACAACAGAGGCCTTCCAGTTCCTGAATATCACCACTGTTGATGCCTAGAGTTCTCAGAACCATCAAAACACAAGCAAGTCCACAATCCCATGTGTACTGCTGGTTTATGTGTGGTACCTTAAAACCATAAACAGCATGTGACGGACGAACTATGATATTCACAGCATCAAAAAATGTAGTTTGAAAAGTATCCACTGAATGAAGCTTTGCTAATTGACTTACTTCAACAGAGCCTGAATGGCATAAGGTGTCATTTTTGGACCTCTCCTTGCTCAAAAGCAGCTTAAAAGGGTAAGACTCGACCAAGTTCAAATAAGTCCCAGGTGGTCCctgattattttcttcttctgcTTTCAAAAACTTGTTGAAAAGAAGATATAGAGGCCACATCTAAGACCAAATTAATAGAACACAGGTCAGTGCAAGCTATCCACTTCCTTGGCTTGATAGAATTGTTCAACAAAAGGTCTTCACCTTCATGCTCTTGCTACACAACTGCAAACGGAGTATGACATGGATCAACTGAGCAAATAATACCAAAATCTAAGGGTGACACACCATTTAAGAATTCAGAACAGTCTGGATCAGGAATGCCGTACACTAATTCAATTTTGACCCAGTTTCACTCCGGCTTTTAATCCGGCACTAAAAGTAATGCAACATGTAAAACAAGTGCAGGTCGTAAAGCTGTTAAAGTTTAACCAAAGCAATACATGGGATTGTTACAGCCGTCAGACATGCAAAAGGCTCATGAACAAAAGTCACTGTGGAACATCATTCCATCTACCTTTGTGGTCTTCTCTTATCTTCCTAATTGTAATGTTTGTCTAAACAGGAGAAAGCTCAGCACACagacacaaaaaaaataataataaaaataaaaaaataaaataaaggggTCTGCTCACACCTAAAGGCAAGGCTGCACACATGCTTTGTAGAGTCAGCTTTGTCATGAGAAACCTAGTCATGCTTATTACACCTTTATCCAAAATTACACCTTTATCCAAGCTGCAATTTCTTCTCTACTAGAAGATAATAGCATCATAACATATTCTGAGAACAAACAACTCTTTCTATCAGAACTGTTCCTGATACATGAAATTCTCATTAAGACGGTAGCATACGACAGGCAAAATCAGGTAAAAAACGAATGGTTTTCGGCAATTCTGTGGTATGGCGAGAGATTGAGTCAAGTACAGCCAATTCTCATAAACAAATAAACCATTGCAAAATCCCACCCCAAACGCCAAGAAAAGTGAAAGCCATCAGAATTCAGCAAAAGACACCCGATAAAATAGACAAAGTCAAGCAGGAGGCATGATCATATCAAAGAAACCGAATTAATCAAATTTAACAACCTTAAAGAAAATTATAGccaaaaacaaataaacataaGGCAGAATATCACCATCCATCCTATAGATAGGTATTGcaaataataaattagtaagacAAATAAGTAAATTCTTGCATTACAAGACAATAATGAAACAGACATCCTAAAGGGCACTCAGTGTACACAAAAGCGTTGCTGgagacaaaaaacaaaaaaaagaggggaagAGAAAACATACCCTCCTGGCTTTTAAGAATTGATGAAGCAAGATAAAAGTGTTGCTTAATACTTTATCTCTCGCGCTGGCTCTCTGGATGAACCTTTGGTGTAAATTCTTGCTTCTTCTTTTCTGGTTCTTTTTCGATTGATCATTCTTGATTCTCCTGGTCCTGCCTCCTCAGTTGAATGATTCAAGATCTTTACTGAAACATTTATGTTTTAGTTCGTGGGTCCCTGTTATCTATCTTTTCATTTATCTTTTATGTCCTAGCGTGTAGCACATAGGTTTAGATTGTAAAATATTTTGTCTTAATATTCTAAAGATGACAGAAAATGCAGGTGGCAGGTGGCAATTGGTTGTGTTGTTAATCCACAATAATTGTTCCCTAAGGAATACTACATAATAAAAAATGCGATTAGAGATTAAAAACGATTTATTTTAGTTGCCTATGATAGTCTTCTCAATGCATTAAATGATATCATACTAAGTATACCTGGCAATTGGGCGGGTTGGGTGAGTTTTGAGCAGGTTGATGTtggattttcatttaaatgGGTTACACCCAATCCGTCCAACTTTAGATTGGGTTAATTTTGGATTGGGTCATATTGGGTTTATTTTAAACTCATGACCCAAATATGACccaatatattaaataatagattttgatacataaactctctcaaatatattttcacatacaaaaaaaaattcatgcacATAAATTAATTTTCACATAGATAGATATATTTTCACACACTAAAACACTTACAGATacaaacacacactcactttttaaattcttttgaaatacttgattttatTATCCTTTCAGAGTAATTATTTGACGGGTTAACAACATAAAAATCCCCTGTGGTATAGCTATCATACAGAAAAGCCCTctgtggtttcatatcatacgCGTCGGTACCCCATGGTTTGAATTATTCTGAAAAGTTGACAAAAATCGTTAAAACTGGCGGAGTTGAgtgaaaagacgaaaataccctAAAAACGCAAAGGTACCACTTTCATTCAATTGAAGTCTATTCCCAAATTGCCGCTCCCACCACTGGCCAGCCCATAGCTCCTCCTCCGCCACCTCGACTTCCCTTGAAAAGACCACGATCAATTTCCCCACCACCTCGGCTTCCCTTCATTGGACCCTTCAAGGACAGACTCGACTACTTCTACAACCAAGGCAAAGACGAATACTTCAAGTCCCGGGTCCAGAAGTACCAATCCACGGTTTTCAAAACCAACATGCCGCCCGGTCATTTCATTTCTTACAACCCGAACGTCATCGTTTTGCTCGACGGCAAGAGCTTCCCCGTCCTCTTTGACGTCTCCAAAGTTGAGAAGAAAGACCTTTTCACCGGCACTTTCATGCTCTCCACTGAACTCACCGGCAGCTATCGCATCCTCTCCTACCTTGATCCCAAAGTCTTCCTCCTGCTTACGCTAAAGTCGTCCAGAGTAAAAGATGAGATACTATATAACTTGTACACTCATCACCCAGGCGGAGCGGAAGCAGGACCATCCATGATCCACCCAGAGTTGTACGAGTCGTACTTAATTCAAGCGGACTTGGTATTTAGTGGAAAAAAGCATTAAGAACAGAGGCTGCCTCCCCCATAAATCCACATACATTTACGTTTTACTCGTAAGAAGTGCAGACACAATGTTAAATGCACTATCTGTCACCGCCTTCCTTCCTTCTATACTATACCATGCTGCTACTGCTGATCCAAGTAACTACATCCGGCCAAGAGGTAAATTGATTGCTTCCTTCACTTTTGACGACGGGACCACGTCATCCCGGAGTTCCAGAAGAGCTACACCGAGCTATTCGACGGCCTCGAGCAGGAACTCGCCACCAATGGCAAAGCCAAAGCCAATGAAGCCAAATTTAAAGTGTGAAGGGTACAATAGGAATATCCGGTGAAAGTTTGTGATAAAAACTTATTTTTCACAAGAAACACGTGCCTTTCAAGTGCGTTTAATACAAATGCTTTACATTTGACGATTTCCGTCGACTTTTCAGAATAATTCAAACCATAGGGTACCAACAagtatgatatgaaaccacgAGGGATTTTTCTGTATGATTGCtataccacagggggcttttctGTTTTTAACCCTTATTTGACATGCTGCTCCCGAACCAATGAAAAAGTTTGACATAGATAGATATACAAAGATCTCACTCGAGCTCATTTAATGTGTCAAGTGGATCCCACCTAACATGTAAATTTCCAatagtcaaaaataaaaatttgttggATGGCagtgttttttaaaaattaatttttcaaatacaataaaaatttttaaaaagtattctAAAcggtaatctaaaaattagtttaaatttttttaaaattttaaaaaatatctcaaaatatattttagaaactcttctaTTCTTagatatcccaaaatattttctgaaaatattctaaaatataatctaaaaactctattatagcaaagttttttaaaaacaccctaaaaaatagctaatccaaaagGAGCCAAAGCTATTGAAAATCTACATATTACTAACATCTGTACGTCCAAGTCGAAATTTCATCTGCATCCACATGCGTGTTCGTATTGCGTTCTCATTGCCTCTAGTCAACTTCTATTTCCTACTTTCTATGCAACTAGACATCTGCTTAGTATATCATCAAGTTTGGTTGTACCTTCATCAATTCTAATCACTTTCTATTATCACATTTAAGTAGAAACATTAGTACCTTTTGTCCATGAATGCTAGATAACCTATTTCGTCCGTGAATGCCGGATAGCCTATTCCGTCGGTTAATTAGATTAGattttaattacaaaaaaaaagattaaaaattaTGACATGTCTATTTGATAGATACAAATATAAAAGTTAAATGTCATTCCAACTTAATCAAAAAGCActtaagaaaaatatattatcTTCATTGAGAATTTTTTGAGGTAGTCCTGacatttttcacatttttttgcTAATGATTCCCTTATTTTCTATAAAGCAAGTGCGTTTGATGCCACAAAATTGATGAGAATTTTAAAATCTTGAAGTGGCCACAAAATTGATGCATTTTgcgtttaatttattttttaatttaagttGGGTAATGGGTACCCAACACAAATATCCAAACCGTCCAAAATATGTATGGATTTTTATTATCCaacccaaaattgacccaataCCCAACTTACCCAACCCAACCTCTCAAATTAGTGGGTGGATTGGGTGGGTTATTGGGTTTTGGGCATAATTGCCAGGTCTAATACTAAGTAATCAAAATTTTGAGGAATCTAATTTTCAGAAAGAAGAAAATGTTATGTAGTTCGTAGTAAGTAAAATAGAAATAATCAAAATCACCTTTCAAACACTTCATAAGAAAAactttttataagaaaaaaattaaagaggaAATGCAAAATTTTGCGCACAAGGAAAGTAAGAATTTATTTCAAATGGTTACGAAGAATGTCCCCGATGTACGTGGTCGCGGGTCTGGGTCTCTTGCCCGTAAATTTGCGGCATGCCCCAAATGCAGGCGTCACCTGAAGTTAAATCAAGGTCCAGAAAAGGTAGGGTTTCGCCTTGGCCCAAATCAGGCACACGCACGCTGGACTCTGGATTCCAAGTATGGGGTCGTGTGTCTGTTACCAATCCAAAGTAGCTTTTGGACGCCATAATGACCGCCAAAATTTGGTTAGACACTTAAATtagcctgtttggaacctgaattttttgggagtttgtctaaaactttactgtagtgcactgtataactttttgaaaaaattttgtagaagtttttgtaaggtgaaaaactcTTCCCCCCGTTGCCTCCGCCACCCCCAACAGCAACTTCACCAGCAGCCACCCCCTCTGCCTCGCCTTATTCCTCTGCCCCGCCACCTCCTCCCCCCGCGACCCCCTCTGCCCCGCCTTCCCCCTCCCCTCGCCACCACCTCTGCCCCGCCACCCCCAGCCTCTCCTGTTCCTTTTCCTGCTTCTCaccatctttcttttctttctttttttttcacagaGAGGTGGGGAAGGAAATGGGGGAGAtgcagagagaaaaaaaaaagacaagaggggaggaagagggggagaggaaaaaaaaaagaagaccgGCACCGGCACCGAAAATCGGCGCCGGAGGTGGTGGtaggggaggaagaagaagaaaaggggaaggaaatttgtttttgttgtgttttgGATATTTCAAGTGTatagataaaaaattttaggaAGTTTTTTAGGGTTcttgtagcaaaagttgttaaaaaactagtagttAAAAAACTTGATAAAAAACTAGGGTGCCAATCAGGCGATATTGCTCTTGATGTGTGTTTTAGGCGGATCGGCACAccataaataaaaaattgtaaAGGGAGTCGGTCATTCTAAGGAAGTTGGAGAGCGGTttaaatattttcctaattagTTTAGGCACCAATGGACAAGCTACCTACGTCAGAGAACACCAGGACTTGGGGCATTTGTGTTGGATTCATGAGTTAGGCCTTTgtttgataatttaatttaacatttaaatttaatggattcagatatTAATATATATAGATGCGTTTGATAACGAAACATTGAACATATGAAGTGACACTGGATTTCATAGGCAAAACTTgaaccaaaaaataaatgataagttattcacttatcatttaatatgatatacactcaaaatgtatcaaatttagacattaacaattcaataatttaatgaattcaaatttcagttttcagacttaaattttatcaaatgcacccttaATCTTACCTGCTTTACAACCAACAAAAGCATCTAGATACTAGGCTGAAAGAGCAAACATTAAAATTAGTTCCATATGAAATTAAACACCCTATATTGAATGGTGAGGTATCAACGGATCATGTTAACATCAAGCCGAGGAACTTGATGAAAAATTAAACTATGAAATGCTGTCAAACTGGCtaatcttttgtttctttttgtttctttttcaattttatgactACTTATTAGTAGTTATATTTACTACCTAATGCTAACAAGGTACTCCCTCCACTATCACACGGATCAAGAAGTGTAAATTAATATAGTTAATGTAATCATTTTTTACATAATACTTTCCTCTTGTGCTGGCCCATTAATACTAGTACGTTTACTTTAGTTGTATTTTTATTACTGCTAAAGTGGTTCATCAATCAATAGAATAGTGTATCTGTTGATAAGGATGTACATTAAATACGGGGATAGTAGCAAATTGATagattaaataattttttattaaaaaaaagagaaaataggCCTATAATTTGAGACAATCACAAAAAGGAGGAAAATAAACCTATCTTCATGAGACAGAAAGAATATATAGGCCCAATTtgacaaatgaattttttg contains:
- the LOC113764174 gene encoding protein GUCD1 isoform X1 yields the protein MKMWPLYLLFNKFLKAEEENNQGPPGTYLNLVESYPFKLLLSKERSKNDTLCHSGSVEVPHINQQYTWDCGLACVLMVLRTLGINSGDIQELEGLCCTTSIWTVDLAYLLQKFSVKFSYFTVTFGANPNFLGETFYKDQLPSDLLRVDMLFKKARDAGINIECRSINGEEIASMVLSGNYIVIALIDQYILSRSWIKDVCISGIYDDCPGYTGHYVIICGYDAATDEFEIRDPASSSKHERMTSRRLEEARKAFGTDEDLLLISLEKEQKGSNPFGSLFPHNC
- the LOC113764174 gene encoding protein GUCD1 isoform X2, encoding MWPLYLLFNKFLKAEEENNQGPPGTYLNLVESYPFKLLLSKERSKNDTLCHSGSVEVPHINQQYTWDCGLACVLMVLRTLGINSGDIQELEGLCCTTSIWTVDLAYLLQKFSVKFSYFTVTFGANPNFLGETFYKDQLPSDLLRVDMLFKKARDAGINIECRSINGEEIASMVLSGNYIVIALIDQYILSRSWIKDVCISGIYDDCPGYTGHYVIICGYDAATDEFEIRDPASSSKHERMTSRRLEEARKAFGTDEDLLLISLEKEQKGSNPFGSLFPHNC